The Methanobacterium formicicum genome includes a region encoding these proteins:
- a CDS encoding ArsR/SmtB family transcription factor: MRKFLWKLLAGTKGGLNRARIIDELKNRPYNANQLAERLSLNYKTIKYHIEVLEKNNIVTSTGKGYGALYFLSDKMEKNFDIFLEIWDEFRVSSNNNVYYLANNVPVEVAHH, from the coding sequence TTGAGAAAATTCCTATGGAAGTTACTGGCCGGTACCAAGGGCGGATTAAACCGTGCCAGAATAATAGATGAACTAAAAAACCGTCCTTACAATGCAAACCAGCTGGCAGAGAGACTTTCTCTAAACTACAAAACAATAAAATACCACATTGAGGTTTTAGAGAAAAACAACATAGTGACCTCAACCGGAAAAGGATACGGGGCATTGTATTTCCTATCGGACAAGATGGAAAAAAACTTCGATATTTTCCTGGAGATCTGGGACGAATTTAGAGTATCCAGCAACAACAACGTTTATTACCTGGCGAATAATGTCCCGGTAGAAGTAGCTCATCACTGA
- a CDS encoding ABC transporter permease: protein MINLSFIKLMAKNPFRNKARLALAVIGIAIGIATIVALGMVTEGLKVSIEEQLKTGGADFVVMKNTTSESSSGTYSIKNSRVDEISKINGVKQAAGVYTSSRTIDGTQLGLAGIRSQDLNMLGAKMIGGNVYSDDKNEVILGKLAAEKLNKKVGDTLTFNGNKYTITGIFETGNKDLDSVGGMSLEKLQALDENEGKVDLIYVKINTGADLKTVSQSVEKAYPGELTTISSIEDFQKADDSLQMVETASMAISLLAIVIGGIGIINTMIMSVFERTREIGVLKAVGWKSKRILSMILGESIVLTILAAFVGIILGVIGIEVIINLSATPLELIFTPALALKALGIAIFVGVIGGLYPAIRASRLPPTEALRYE, encoded by the coding sequence GTGATTAATTTGTCATTTATTAAACTCATGGCCAAAAATCCCTTCAGGAATAAAGCTCGCCTGGCACTGGCGGTTATAGGGATTGCTATTGGGATAGCAACTATCGTGGCTTTGGGAATGGTTACGGAAGGACTCAAGGTAAGTATTGAAGAACAGTTGAAAACGGGTGGGGCCGACTTCGTGGTCATGAAAAACACCACTTCAGAATCATCATCAGGAACTTACTCCATAAAAAACAGTCGAGTAGATGAAATAAGTAAAATAAATGGAGTTAAACAGGCAGCAGGGGTTTATACTAGCAGTAGAACCATAGATGGTACTCAACTGGGTCTGGCGGGAATCAGATCCCAGGATCTGAACATGTTGGGGGCTAAAATGATAGGGGGAAATGTCTATTCAGATGATAAAAACGAAGTAATACTGGGTAAACTGGCTGCTGAGAAGTTAAACAAGAAAGTCGGAGACACACTGACCTTCAACGGCAATAAATATACCATAACTGGAATATTTGAAACTGGAAATAAGGACTTGGATTCCGTGGGTGGGATGTCCCTGGAAAAACTCCAGGCTCTGGATGAAAATGAAGGAAAAGTGGACCTGATCTACGTGAAGATCAACACCGGCGCTGATTTAAAAACAGTCTCCCAATCAGTGGAAAAAGCATATCCCGGGGAGTTAACCACCATATCATCAATTGAGGATTTCCAAAAAGCTGATGACAGTTTACAAATGGTAGAAACCGCATCAATGGCAATTTCCCTCCTGGCCATCGTAATTGGTGGAATAGGTATTATAAACACCATGATCATGTCTGTATTCGAGCGAACCAGGGAGATAGGAGTCCTTAAAGCAGTGGGATGGAAGAGCAAGAGAATTCTTTCCATGATACTGGGAGAATCCATCGTACTGACCATACTTGCCGCTTTTGTAGGAATAATTTTGGGAGTTATTGGAATTGAAGTCATTATAAACCTTTCAGCAACTCCTTTAGAACTAATATTCACTCCCGCCCTGGCTTTAAAGGCACTGGGCATCGCCATATTTGTTGGAGTAATTGGGGGATTATATCCTGCTATAAGGGCCAGCAGACTACCACCAACGGAGGCCTTGCGCTATGAATAA
- a CDS encoding ABC transporter ATP-binding protein, with protein MNNGNIVEIKNLEKSYDKGRIKALNGIDLEIGKGEFVSIIGPSGSGKSTLLNMIGALDTADAGSINVAGNDLRKMKDLSAFRSQKMGFVFQLHNLIPNLTVLENVLIPMYGTGRKNNQMIDRAMEVLKYVKLQDKVSRKPTELSGGERQRVAIARALANQPPIILADEPTGSLDSKNGEMILQRLKELHEKENVTLIMVTHDMKVASMAERTIEVLDGEIQT; from the coding sequence ATGAATAATGGAAACATTGTGGAAATAAAAAATCTGGAAAAAAGTTACGATAAAGGTAGGATAAAGGCTTTGAATGGAATTGACCTGGAAATAGGAAAGGGAGAATTTGTATCCATCATTGGCCCTTCGGGTTCAGGTAAATCCACCCTGCTTAACATGATCGGTGCACTGGACACCGCCGATGCCGGTTCCATCAATGTCGCCGGGAATGATCTAAGAAAAATGAAGGACCTAAGTGCCTTCCGTTCCCAGAAAATGGGGTTTGTCTTCCAGTTGCACAACCTCATCCCCAACCTCACTGTACTGGAGAATGTACTCATCCCCATGTACGGAACTGGACGCAAGAACAATCAGATGATTGACCGGGCCATGGAGGTTCTAAAATACGTGAAGTTACAGGATAAAGTTTCCAGAAAACCCACGGAACTATCCGGGGGAGAAAGGCAGAGAGTGGCCATTGCCCGTGCTCTGGCTAACCAGCCTCCTATTATACTGGCCGATGAACCCACCGGTTCTCTGGACTCAAAAAACGGGGAAATGATCCTTCAACGCCTTAAAGAACTCCATGAAAAGGAAAATGTAACCCTGATCATGGTAACCCACGACATGAAGGTGGCCTCCATGGCCGAGAGAACCATTGAGGTCCTGGACGGAGAAATTCAGACCTGA
- a CDS encoding ABC transporter permease: MDLYKLAFNNIRRRKLRSALTMLGIIIGAATLMVLLGVTAGTTTAIKDETNSYMYDIAISPESTTGTLLMDTDTISKIRNLPQLYDFREVTLLSEEINGTRLFFEGTNNWKDVKIINGTEGVVINQAVVDKFGYGIGSKIKVKDQELTVTGVSKEVTALYVHINQDQAKQIAGNRVGAIYAQTNGDPKTVADEVEKQVTGVSAVTKSDKVEEVQEMTNQALIFMGIIASMALLVGIISVINTMLISVMERTRELGVLKAIGFTNWEIKGSILFESGILGLIGGLIGVTLGIIGIIAIANVLNLEDYMAGMMPVWLVLGIIGGATILSILAGLYPSMKASKLEVVEALRND, encoded by the coding sequence ATGGACCTATACAAACTGGCATTTAACAACATTAGAAGAAGAAAACTCAGAAGTGCCCTGACCATGCTGGGAATAATCATTGGCGCGGCTACTCTCATGGTGCTTCTAGGAGTAACTGCAGGTACAACCACGGCTATTAAGGATGAAACCAATTCTTATATGTATGATATAGCTATTTCCCCTGAATCAACCACGGGAACCTTATTAATGGATACAGACACGATATCCAAGATCCGAAATTTACCCCAACTGTATGACTTTCGGGAGGTAACCCTCTTATCCGAGGAAATAAATGGCACTCGATTATTTTTCGAAGGAACCAACAACTGGAAAGATGTTAAGATCATAAACGGTACTGAAGGAGTAGTAATCAACCAGGCAGTGGTGGATAAATTTGGTTATGGTATTGGGAGTAAAATAAAGGTTAAAGATCAGGAATTAACGGTGACTGGGGTATCTAAAGAAGTGACAGCCCTCTACGTTCACATAAACCAGGACCAGGCCAAACAGATCGCCGGTAACCGGGTGGGTGCCATCTACGCCCAGACCAATGGAGACCCTAAAACCGTAGCTGACGAGGTGGAAAAACAGGTAACTGGAGTTTCCGCAGTAACCAAATCAGATAAAGTGGAAGAAGTTCAGGAAATGACCAACCAGGCCCTGATATTCATGGGAATCATAGCCAGCATGGCCCTCCTGGTGGGAATTATCAGTGTGATCAACACCATGCTCATCAGTGTTATGGAACGAACCAGGGAACTAGGGGTTCTAAAGGCAATAGGGTTCACTAACTGGGAAATAAAGGGAAGCATCCTATTTGAATCAGGTATTCTAGGATTAATTGGGGGATTAATAGGCGTTACTCTGGGAATTATAGGAATTATAGCCATTGCCAATGTCCTGAATCTGGAAGACTACATGGCAGGGATGATGCCTGTCTGGCTGGTTTTAGGCATTATTGGTGGTGCCACCATCCTAAGCATACTGGCCGGGCTTTATCCGTCCATGAAGGCTTCAAAACTGGAAGTAGTGGAGGCGTTAAGAAATGACTAA
- a CDS encoding ABC transporter ATP-binding protein codes for MTKHVLEFEDVWKTYSMGDAEVNALAGLNLALKEGSFTAVMGPSGSGKSTFLHVSGILDTPTRGLFRINGRQTSELSLKEQALLRRNEIGFVFQRFNLLSQLSALENVMLPMINKDSEKAIGVLDKMGLEDKYHKRPTQLSGGEQQRVAISRALINDPSLILADEPTGELDTENAHSIMQILQDLNRKAGVSIVVVTHNPASASFADEIINMRDGKILQ; via the coding sequence ATGACTAAGCATGTACTTGAATTTGAAGACGTTTGGAAAACCTATTCCATGGGGGATGCCGAGGTAAACGCTCTGGCTGGATTAAACCTAGCCCTGAAGGAAGGTTCCTTCACTGCAGTAATGGGGCCTTCGGGTTCGGGTAAATCCACCTTCCTCCACGTGTCCGGGATACTGGACACTCCTACCAGGGGTTTGTTCCGGATAAACGGCAGGCAAACTAGTGAACTATCCCTGAAAGAACAGGCACTCCTTAGGAGGAATGAAATTGGCTTTGTGTTCCAGAGATTCAACTTACTATCCCAGCTTTCGGCTCTGGAGAATGTCATGCTCCCTATGATCAACAAGGATTCTGAAAAGGCCATTGGGGTTCTGGATAAGATGGGTCTGGAAGATAAGTACCACAAACGTCCCACACAGCTATCTGGAGGAGAACAGCAACGTGTGGCTATATCCAGAGCTCTTATAAATGATCCGTCTTTGATTCTGGCTGATGAACCCACCGGGGAATTGGACACCGAGAATGCCCATTCCATTATGCAGATACTCCAGGATCTAAACCGTAAGGCCGGGGTGAGCATCGTGGTGGTAACCCACAACCCGGCATCCGCCAGTTTTGCTGATGAGATCATCAACATGCGGGATGGTAAAATACTCCAATAA
- a CDS encoding GNAT family N-acetyltransferase, producing MIELRKTTMEDRKRAYEWLYHSDFSDFLNKLPGVKEEEIPSYSEFTADYEDYFFNGSHPEKGRCYVIVCTNNGKEEDIGIISYTSFHLRDKITEFDIWLKGNHYTGHGFGTKAIQILTSIVKGLGYEKIIIRPSKYNKRAIKSYQKAGFIEEELKPEHYYLGEYIPQFSDGDYGPGEDVFMVLNLCFQKRQVLGN from the coding sequence ATGATTGAACTTAGAAAAACCACAATGGAAGACAGAAAAAGAGCCTATGAGTGGTTGTATCATTCTGATTTTTCAGATTTTTTAAATAAACTGCCGGGGGTCAAGGAAGAGGAAATTCCCTCCTACTCAGAATTCACAGCGGATTATGAGGATTACTTTTTTAACGGTTCCCACCCCGAAAAAGGACGGTGTTACGTGATAGTATGCACCAATAATGGAAAGGAGGAAGACATAGGAATTATATCCTACACCTCCTTTCACTTACGGGATAAAATCACTGAATTTGACATCTGGTTAAAAGGAAATCACTACACTGGCCATGGTTTCGGAACCAAGGCAATACAAATACTAACGAGCATAGTTAAAGGGTTAGGATATGAAAAAATCATTATCCGTCCTTCAAAATACAATAAACGGGCCATTAAATCCTACCAAAAGGCGGGATTTATAGAAGAAGAATTGAAACCTGAACACTATTATCTCGGTGAGTACATACCCCAGTTCAGTGACGGGGATTATGGTCCTGGTGAGGATGTTTTCATGGTTTTAAATCTTTGTTTCCAGAAGAGGCAGGTATTGGGAAATTGA
- a CDS encoding GNAT family N-acetyltransferase produces the protein MVIKYKNIKDFKEKELEDLFLSVEWDSGNYPDKLKKAIRNSHGVYSAGAYDEDHGQEILVGLINSLSDGVMTVYFHYLLVRPEYQGEGIGKKLVELMLEEYQDMARIAVMAYDREVDFYEKCGFKLGEGKSPMFVTYLKT, from the coding sequence ATGGTGATTAAATATAAAAATATTAAAGATTTTAAAGAAAAAGAACTGGAAGATCTTTTCCTCTCTGTGGAATGGGATTCCGGAAATTACCCGGATAAACTAAAAAAAGCCATCAGGAACTCCCACGGTGTATACTCCGCCGGGGCCTATGATGAAGATCATGGTCAAGAAATACTGGTGGGCTTAATCAACTCATTATCTGACGGAGTAATGACGGTTTACTTCCACTATCTACTGGTAAGACCAGAATATCAGGGAGAGGGCATAGGGAAAAAACTGGTTGAGCTAATGCTGGAAGAATACCAAGACATGGCTCGTATTGCAGTTATGGCCTATGACCGTGAAGTTGATTTCTACGAAAAATGCGGTTTTAAGCTGGGAGAAGGTAAAAGTCCCATGTTTGTAACTTATCTCAAGACATGA
- a CDS encoding NAD(P)H-dependent oxidoreductase, whose translation MKISVILAHPYPESFNHAIYQTVLETLKKNGHQIQAHNLYEEGFNPLLEGSELATGETSDPLVLQHRQEIKKAHGIVIIHPNWWGQPPAILKGWTDRVLRSGVAYQFAEGDDGSGVPEGLLVADTALVFNTSNTPEERELQVFGDPLERIWRDCVFDFCGIKNYYRKMFRVVASSTFDERRQWLEEVEGTISCYFPEDG comes from the coding sequence ATGAAAATTTCAGTTATCCTGGCCCACCCTTACCCTGAAAGCTTCAACCATGCTATTTACCAGACCGTGCTGGAAACCTTGAAGAAAAATGGGCACCAAATCCAGGCCCACAACCTGTATGAAGAGGGGTTCAACCCCCTTCTGGAGGGATCGGAACTGGCCACTGGAGAAACATCTGATCCACTGGTGTTACAGCACCGTCAGGAGATAAAAAAGGCTCACGGAATCGTTATTATACATCCCAACTGGTGGGGTCAGCCCCCGGCGATACTGAAGGGATGGACTGACCGGGTCCTCCGATCAGGGGTGGCCTACCAGTTTGCCGAAGGTGATGATGGTTCCGGAGTACCGGAAGGATTACTGGTGGCCGACACCGCCCTGGTATTCAACACCTCCAACACACCGGAAGAAAGGGAACTACAAGTCTTTGGTGACCCCCTGGAACGCATCTGGAGGGACTGTGTTTTTGATTTTTGTGGGATAAAGAATTATTACCGTAAAATGTTCCGTGTAGTGGCCAGCAGTACCTTTGATGAACGTAGGCAATGGTTAGAAGAAGTTGAAGGAACCATAAGCTGTTATTTCCCGGAAGATGGATAA
- a CDS encoding isocitrate lyase/PEP mutase family protein, which yields MNKSKLLKDLILDKETLIMPNAFDPISARIIENAGFKAVQCSGYSFSIRAGYSKESEVTLEDNLEWTRQIVDAVDVPVMADAEDGYGGPETIPETVNRFMETGVAGMNLEDQVLGKTGPLELIDTEIMVEKIMIARETAESLGNQDLVINGRTDALKSTPDREEALNIAIERANAYLDAGATLAFVVYTATREEVQTITREVKGPVTIAAGMPYNLHNFGISDLKKWGVARISLPSLLIYASLKGMERALNQVKMDEMKKFMDNGHLYSVEDLGNLL from the coding sequence TTGAACAAAAGCAAGTTATTAAAGGATTTGATCCTGGATAAAGAAACTCTCATAATGCCCAATGCCTTCGACCCCATCAGTGCCCGAATAATTGAAAATGCAGGGTTTAAAGCTGTGCAGTGTTCTGGTTACAGCTTTTCCATCCGGGCAGGTTATTCCAAGGAGAGTGAAGTTACCCTGGAGGATAACCTGGAATGGACCCGCCAGATAGTGGATGCCGTGGATGTTCCGGTGATGGCCGATGCCGAAGATGGGTATGGGGGCCCTGAAACGATTCCAGAAACTGTAAACCGTTTCATGGAAACCGGAGTGGCGGGTATGAACCTGGAAGACCAGGTACTGGGAAAAACCGGGCCACTGGAACTTATAGACACAGAAATCATGGTTGAAAAGATCATGATTGCCCGGGAAACAGCTGAATCTCTGGGAAACCAGGATCTGGTTATAAATGGCCGGACAGATGCCCTTAAATCTACTCCGGATAGGGAAGAAGCTTTGAACATAGCCATTGAACGTGCTAACGCCTACCTGGATGCCGGGGCTACCCTGGCCTTTGTGGTATACACGGCCACCCGGGAAGAAGTCCAGACCATCACCCGGGAAGTCAAGGGCCCGGTGACCATAGCCGCAGGAATGCCCTACAACCTGCACAACTTCGGTATTTCTGATCTTAAAAAATGGGGAGTGGCCCGTATCAGTCTGCCCAGTTTACTGATTTATGCCAGTCTAAAAGGTATGGAAAGGGCTCTTAACCAGGTTAAAATGGATGAAATGAAAAAATTCATGGATAACGGGCATCTGTATTCGGTTGAAGATCTAGGTAACTTGTTATAG
- a CDS encoding RibD family protein, whose protein sequence is MIPLVILYNAVSLDGRITGFDADVELYYELASKWNVDAVLMGSNTVLTGFGVKTGQTVPESEDAFQPRVKDPDDKRPLLVVPDSRGQIRVWSEILKMPYINDVLVLCSRSTPREYLDFLDERYIDYLVVGYQQVDLENALEELNTKFGVKRVRVDSGGVLNGILLRQGLADEIHLLIHPELVGGTTPNSIFQTHDTDEDGEPIKLYLDGMEKIKDDIIYLRYRVLNGMLK, encoded by the coding sequence ATGATACCTTTGGTTATACTTTACAATGCAGTGAGTCTGGACGGGAGAATAACTGGCTTCGATGCCGATGTGGAACTTTACTATGAACTGGCATCTAAGTGGAATGTGGATGCAGTCTTAATGGGCAGTAACACGGTATTGACTGGATTTGGTGTCAAAACTGGCCAAACAGTTCCCGAATCTGAGGATGCCTTCCAACCACGGGTGAAAGATCCCGATGATAAACGGCCGTTGCTGGTTGTTCCTGATAGCAGGGGACAGATACGTGTCTGGAGTGAAATCCTTAAAATGCCCTACATCAACGATGTCCTGGTGTTGTGCAGCCGTTCCACTCCCCGTGAGTACCTGGACTTCCTGGATGAACGGTACATTGATTACCTGGTGGTGGGATACCAGCAGGTGGACCTGGAAAATGCCCTGGAAGAGCTAAACACCAAATTCGGGGTTAAAAGGGTAAGAGTGGATAGTGGTGGTGTTCTGAATGGAATTTTACTCCGCCAGGGACTGGCCGATGAAATACACCTCCTGATCCACCCGGAACTGGTGGGTGGAACCACACCCAATTCCATATTCCAGACCCATGACACAGATGAGGATGGAGAGCCGATAAAACTGTATCTGGATGGAATGGAAAAAATTAAGGATGATATTATTTATTTAAGGTACAGAGTCCTTAATGGAATGTTAAAATAA
- a CDS encoding transglutaminase-like domain-containing protein has protein sequence MLNLIQKDDLKEYTLSSQWVDYENPEIQKKARELSLDLDGLELVENIYHFVRDEIDHSMDAGQDRVTFKASDVLKEGHGICFAKSNLLAALLRFAGVPTGFCYQRLVHEDGFLVHGLNAAYIKGKWVRMDARGNYQGIDAQFSLGEEKLAFPIQDEGEEDYPYIYSHPDSRVTNALVHSENVEEAYRNIPTSLTY, from the coding sequence ATGCTTAATTTAATACAAAAAGATGATTTAAAAGAGTATACGCTATCCTCTCAATGGGTGGACTATGAAAATCCAGAAATACAGAAAAAGGCCCGGGAACTGTCCCTGGATCTAGATGGACTGGAACTGGTGGAAAACATTTACCACTTTGTAAGGGATGAGATAGACCATTCTATGGATGCCGGGCAGGATAGGGTAACGTTCAAGGCATCGGATGTTTTAAAAGAAGGTCACGGTATATGTTTTGCCAAATCCAACTTATTAGCTGCTCTTTTAAGGTTTGCTGGAGTTCCAACCGGGTTTTGCTACCAAAGATTGGTTCATGAAGACGGATTTCTGGTTCATGGTCTAAATGCAGCTTATATAAAGGGTAAATGGGTTCGAATGGATGCTAGGGGAAACTATCAGGGTATTGATGCTCAGTTTTCCCTGGGTGAAGAGAAATTAGCTTTTCCTATCCAGGATGAGGGAGAAGAGGACTATCCCTACATTTACAGCCATCCGGATAGTAGGGTTACCAATGCACTGGTTCACTCCGAAAATGTTGAAGAGGCTTACCGCAACATTCCAACGTCCCTGACTTATTAG
- a CDS encoding methyltransferase domain-containing protein, with protein sequence MRDDYVHGYSKREAIRLVDQAKTLSTLMHHDTVYSAGSLVLEAGCGVGAQTITLARNSPQAKITSLDISEPSLNHARALIKKEGLSNVDFQVGDIMNLPFEDETFDHVFICFVLEHLPDPVGALLSLKRVLKKGGSITVIEGDHGSCYFYPETEEAVKAWQCLIKVQTGLKCNPLMGREIYPLLTEAGFKNVKVDPRVVYVDSSKPKLVDGFIKKTIIAMVEGVKDQAIESGLIDLKTWEKGINDLHQSAEPSGTFFYNFFKGLATK encoded by the coding sequence ATGCGAGATGATTATGTTCACGGATATTCAAAAAGAGAAGCAATCAGACTGGTTGATCAGGCCAAAACACTGTCCACTCTAATGCATCATGATACCGTTTACTCTGCCGGGAGTTTGGTCCTGGAGGCCGGTTGTGGGGTAGGGGCTCAGACCATAACCCTGGCCCGAAACAGTCCCCAGGCGAAGATAACTTCACTGGACATATCAGAACCATCACTAAATCATGCCCGGGCATTGATCAAAAAAGAGGGGCTTTCGAATGTCGATTTTCAAGTTGGAGACATTATGAATCTGCCCTTTGAGGATGAAACTTTTGACCATGTGTTTATTTGCTTTGTTTTAGAGCATCTCCCTGACCCCGTGGGGGCGTTATTAAGTCTCAAGAGGGTTCTCAAAAAAGGGGGCTCCATCACGGTTATTGAGGGGGACCACGGATCCTGTTACTTCTACCCTGAAACTGAAGAGGCGGTAAAGGCCTGGCAATGTCTGATTAAAGTTCAAACAGGCCTGAAATGCAATCCATTAATGGGCCGGGAAATCTACCCCTTGTTAACTGAGGCCGGATTTAAAAACGTCAAAGTAGACCCCCGGGTAGTTTATGTGGACTCAAGCAAGCCAAAACTGGTAGATGGATTCATAAAAAAGACTATAATTGCCATGGTGGAGGGTGTCAAAGACCAGGCCATTGAATCTGGCTTGATAGATCTCAAAACATGGGAAAAGGGTATTAATGATTTGCACCAGTCAGCAGAACCATCCGGGACGTTCTTCTATAATTTTTTCAAGGGACTGGCTACCAAATAA
- a CDS encoding class I SAM-dependent methyltransferase, with product MSKFEKSEWAEEGHAKQFLENADIYILERQRLFKILKSFYRYFLRNKVNKRPIKILDLGCGDGALTRELLKEDPEIEATLVDGSAEMLKNAKKNLESHPNFIFIEKTFQELLEDELEGNDIIGEGFDFVVSSLAIHHLHTEEKKSLFSYIHGHLNSGGFFLNIEIVKASTDELERWYRVLWSEWIGENQVKLKVKQSFEYLPEQYKDNPDNHPDTLKVQLEALEAVGFSQVDCYYKYGIFSIYGGKK from the coding sequence ATGAGTAAATTCGAAAAATCGGAATGGGCAGAAGAGGGGCATGCCAAACAGTTCCTGGAAAATGCAGATATTTACATACTGGAAAGACAAAGGTTATTTAAAATCTTAAAATCATTCTACAGATATTTTTTAAGAAATAAGGTCAATAAAAGGCCTATTAAAATATTAGATTTAGGTTGTGGTGACGGTGCACTTACCCGAGAACTATTGAAGGAAGATCCTGAAATAGAAGCCACTTTAGTTGATGGCTCAGCAGAAATGCTCAAAAATGCCAAAAAAAATCTGGAATCTCACCCTAACTTTATTTTCATTGAAAAAACTTTCCAGGAGTTACTGGAAGATGAACTAGAGGGTAATGATATAATAGGTGAGGGATTTGATTTTGTTGTATCCTCACTGGCCATTCATCACCTGCACACCGAAGAAAAGAAATCTCTATTCAGCTACATACATGGTCATTTAAATTCGGGTGGATTCTTTTTAAATATAGAAATAGTGAAAGCCTCCACTGATGAACTGGAAAGATGGTACCGTGTATTATGGAGTGAGTGGATAGGTGAAAATCAGGTTAAACTGAAGGTCAAGCAGAGCTTTGAATATCTTCCGGAACAGTACAAGGATAATCCGGATAACCATCCCGATACTCTCAAAGTACAGTTAGAAGCTCTGGAAGCAGTTGGCTTCAGCCAGGTGGATTGTTATTATAAATACGGCATATTTTCCATCTATGGGGGGAAGAAATAA
- a CDS encoding pyrroline-5-carboxylate reductase dimerization domain-containing protein, giving the protein MEKIGFIGYGAMGSMIIRRILYSGILDESNIVITTRTLSKLNQLQESHPLVEIAPDNATVARKSQKIFIFVNTGEVKGLIEEIKDYLTDKTHIIYISAGLTIENLEKVFPGKISKVIPTLTSEVKEGISLVAHNFRVDEEDARFVEEIFKAMGEVKMVEKNQFNVGTNLTSSGPAFLSAILLKFTESALKEGYFTREEVEEMVTQTMYGTLKLLQEENMSLEEVMDLVATPGGITEEGLKVLDQGLPRVFQDLFRVTLDKYEKTETKLNREFIKY; this is encoded by the coding sequence ATGGAAAAAATTGGATTCATTGGTTACGGGGCCATGGGGAGCATGATTATCCGGCGAATTCTTTATTCAGGAATTTTGGACGAATCAAATATAGTTATCACCACCAGAACCCTCAGTAAATTAAACCAACTACAGGAATCACACCCCCTGGTTGAAATAGCTCCAGACAACGCAACTGTAGCACGAAAATCACAAAAAATTTTCATATTCGTAAACACTGGTGAAGTTAAGGGATTAATAGAAGAAATAAAGGATTATTTAACTGATAAAACTCATATCATCTATATATCGGCTGGTTTAACCATCGAAAACCTTGAAAAAGTTTTTCCAGGAAAGATAAGCAAGGTAATACCCACCCTGACCTCTGAAGTTAAAGAAGGAATTTCCCTGGTGGCCCATAACTTTCGGGTGGATGAAGAGGATGCCCGATTTGTGGAAGAAATCTTCAAAGCAATGGGTGAAGTTAAAATGGTTGAAAAAAACCAGTTTAACGTGGGAACTAATTTAACCAGCTCGGGCCCGGCATTTTTATCTGCCATCCTCCTGAAATTCACAGAATCTGCCCTTAAAGAGGGTTATTTCACCCGAGAAGAAGTAGAAGAGATGGTCACCCAGACCATGTACGGCACTTTAAAGCTTCTTCAGGAAGAAAACATGTCCCTGGAGGAGGTTATGGATCTGGTAGCCACACCCGGAGGAATAACTGAAGAGGGTTTGAAGGTCTTGGATCAGGGATTACCCCGAGTCTTTCAGGACCTTTTTAGAGTTACCCTGGATAAGTATGAAAAAACAGAAACTAAATTAAACCGGGAATTTATTAAGTATTAA